CAGCAAATAGCTAAGAAGGGAATCCTGCCGAAACCCCGACCACTTAAGGACCGTACGGGAGGAAATAAAAACCTCTATTGCGATTATCATAAGGGTTATGGCCACCAAACACAGGACTGTTTTGACCTGAAGGATGCACTGGAACAAGCgataagggaaggaaagctagccgcgtTCTCCCACCTCATCAGGGAGCCGAGAAGACGTTATCGCGATCAAGATGAAGAAGGCAAAACCCGTTCGGCCAAACAGCGATAAGAACCCGATGACAAAGACCACGGCCTCACTGTGATAAACGTGGTAACGGCCAAAAACGCTGCGCCGAGATCCCGGTCAGCGCATAGGAAAGACGCTAAAGTTCTGGCGGTCTCATCCCCGTCGGCGCGAAACTCAAGGAAGCCTCCCTCCATCTCTTTCGGCCCGGAAGACCAATGGTTCAACGACGCCCCGGAAAACccccccatggtcattacggccagagtgggaaccggtctcgtcaaacggatccttgtcgacacaggagctgattcaaatatcatgttccgcaacgtgTTCGACGCACTAGGGCTGAAGGATGCCGACCTGACGACTCACCAGCACGGGGTTATCGGGTTGGACAACCACTTCATCAAACCAGACGGAGTAATTGCCCTACCAATCTCGGTGGGGCAAGCCCAAGGCCGAAGATCGGCAATGGCCGAGTTCGTAATCCTCCGAGATTCCACTgcctacaacatcatcttgggaagaaaaaCAATCAATGATTTCGAAGCCATAATCAACACAAAGCTGCTAGTCATCAAGTTCGTTACCGATGACGGATCCATAGGGACCATAAGGGGGGACCTCGAGACGGCGGTCGCttgtgacaacgccagcctctcccttagaaagaaatccaaggaagCATCCGGTGTATTCCTAGCCGACCTCGATGCCAGGGTAGATGACAAGCCAAGGCCAGAACCGGAAGGGGATCTGGAGAAGCTCAGAATTGGTGACGACGTGGAAAAGTTCACATTCGTTAACAAGAACCTCCCACATGAATTGAAGGAGCCATTGATCGAAATGATAAGAGCCAACAAGGACTTGTTCGCCTGGACtccagccgacatgccgggcatagacccgAAAATCATCTCACACCATCTAGCCGTCAAGGCAGAAGCGCGCCCAGTGGCCCAACGGAGGAGAAAGATGTCGGCAGAAAGAGCAGAGGAGGTAGCCAGGCAGACGGccagcctcctagaagcaggcttCATACGGGAAGTGGACTACACGACATGGCTCTCGAATGTGGTATTGGTGAGAAAACACAACggcaagtggagaatgtgcgtggactattctgaccttaacaaagcatgccccaagGATTGCTTCCCCCTCCCCAACATAGACGCACTCGTCGATGCCGCGGCGGGATATCGGTACCTAagtttcatggacgcctactccggttacaaccagataccgatgcaccgtcccgacgaagacaagacggcgttcataacgccgGGAGGAACTTTCTGTTACAAGGTAATGCCGTTTGGCTTGAAGAATGCGGGGGCAacttatcaaaggctgatgaacaagatattccacgacctcatagggaaaacagttgaagtctacgtggacgacatctTGGCAAAAACAACACGACCTGACGACCTCTTGAACGACCTGGCGAGTGTATTCGCGTCCCTCCGTCAACACGGTATGAGGCTGAATCCcctcaagtgcgccttcgccatggaagccggcaagttcttgggatttatgataactcagagaggggtagaagctAACCCTGAGAAATGTCAGGCAATACTTCAGATGAAGAGCCCAGGTTGCATCAAGGACGTCCAGAGGTTGGCAGGGCGGTTGACCTCATTATCCCGGTTTCTCGGGGCTTCGGCAACAAAGGCCCTGCCATTCTTCAACCTCATGAAAAAAGGGATGGCGTTCGAGTGGACGCCCGCATGTGAAGAAGCCTTTCGgcacttcaaggaaatcctggCGGCACCACCCGTCCTCGGGAAGCCAAAGGACGGAGAACCACTATACCTGTACCTCGCCATAACGAGTGAAGCCCTGGCCGCAGTTCTAGTACGGGAGGACGGGAAAGCTCAACAACCAGTCTATTTCATAAGCAGGGCCTTGCAAGGGGCAGAGTTAAGGTATAGCAAGTTGGAAATGCTAGCCTTGGCACTTCTAACTTCCTCGCGAAGGCTAAAACAATACTTCCAAAGCCACCAAGTTGTCGTCAGAACGGACCAAGGAATCCGGCAAGTACTCCAAAAGCCCGACCtggcgggaagaatgatgacttggtccatcgaaCTCTCCCAGTATGACATACGATACGAAccccggcaagccatcaaggcACAGGCGATGGCAGATTTTCTAGTAGAAGTAACGGGAGATCCAAGCGAAGAAGCGAgtacacggtggaagctccatgtggacggagcctccaaccagacctTCGGAGGTGCCGGGATCATCCTGGAAAGCCCGGTTGGAGTTGTATACGAACAGTCGGTCAGATTCGAGTTTCCCATCTcgaacaatcaggcagaatatgaagcccttATAGGAGGCTTAACCCTAGCAGCAGAAGTCGGCGCAAGAAAACTAGAAATATGCAGTGATTCCCAAGTCGTCACCTCCCAAGTAAACggcagctaccaagccaaagaccctTTGCTacagaagtacttggaaaaggtTAGAAGCTTGAGCCAAAAGTTCGAAGAGGTCACGGTCCACCATGTCCCtagagaaaggaacacacgggcagaCCTCCTGTCGAAGTTAGCTAGCACTAAGCCGGGAGAAGGGAACCGAtctctcatccaaggcatgACGAGAGAACCAGCAATCACACTGCACGTAACAAGCCTAGGCTCTtcatggctagaccccatcacTGACTTCCTAGAACACGGCAAACTCCCCAATGATGAAAAGGACGCGGCAAAATTGAGAAGGGAAGCGGCCAAATACGCCGTCATCCAAGGACAGTTGTTCAGGAAAGGGCTCAACCAACCCCTACTGAAGTGCCTTCACCCCGATCAGACGGACTACGTCCTAAGAGAAGTCCATGAGGGCTGCTGTGGGCACCACATCGGAGGCAAGGCCCTAGCGAGGAAACTAATCCGAGCCGGATACTATTGGCCGTCGATGATGGCAGACTCCAAAGAGTTCGTCAAAAAATGCGTAAAGTGCCAacagaacgccaact
Above is a genomic segment from Arachis stenosperma cultivar V10309 chromosome 1, arast.V10309.gnm1.PFL2, whole genome shotgun sequence containing:
- the LOC130935159 gene encoding uncharacterized protein LOC130935159 encodes the protein MFRNVFDALGLKDADLTTHQHGVIGLDNHFIKPDGVIALPISVGQAQGRRSAMAEFVILRDSTAYNIILGRKTINDFEAIINTKLLVIKFVTDDGSIGTIRGDLETAVACDNASLSLRKKSKEASGVFLADLDARVDDKPRPEPEGDLEKLRIGDDVEKFTFVNKNLPHELKEPLIEMIRANKDLFAWTPADMPGIDPKIISHHLAVKAEARPVAQRRRKMSAERAEEVARQTASLLEAGFIREVDYTTWLSNVVLRGVEANPEKCQAILQMKSPGCIKDVQRLAGRLTSLSRFLGASATKALPFFNLMKKGMAFEWTPACEEAFRHFKEILAAPPVLGKPKDGEPLYLYLAITSEALAAVLVREDGKAQQPVYFISRALQGAELRYSKLEMLALALLTSSRRLKQYFQSHQVVVRTDQGIRQVLQKPDLAGRMMTWSIELSQYDIRYEPRQAIKAQAMADFLVEVTGDPSEEASTRWKLHVDGASNQTFGGAGIILESPVGVVYEQSVRFEFPISNNQAEYEALIGGLTLAAEVGARKLEICSDSQVVTSQVNGSYQAKDPLLQKYLEKVRSLSQKFEEVTVHHVPRERNTRADLLSKLASTKPGEGNRSLIQGMTREPAITLHVTSLGSSWLDPITDFLEHGKLPNDEKDAAKLRREAAKYAVIQGQLFRKGLNQPLLKCLHPDQTDYVLREVHEGCCGHHIGGKALARKLIRAGYYWPSMMADSKEFVKKCVKCQQNANFARAPASELSLLTTSRPFSQWGVDLLGPFPVGSGQVKYLIVAIDYYTKWIEAEPLASISSSNCRKFMWRQVITRFGIPEVVVSDNGTQFTDKKFMEFLNGLGIKQRFSSVEHPQTNGQVESANKVILSGLKKRLDNKKGAWADELASVLWSYRTTEQSSTKETPFRLTYGVDAVIPVEIGEPSPRLLLKGVEETVEKDLIDEAREMAHLTETALKQRMALRYNTKVLKREFEPNDLVLRRNDIGLPTPGEGKLAANWEGPYRVKRVMGKGAFKLEKLDGKEVPRTWNADNLRRFYS